The Tubulanus polymorphus chromosome 3, tnTubPoly1.2, whole genome shotgun sequence nucleotide sequence cggttctccagatgtgccccccaaccttggtgactggcatccgtgaatacacgaactggagcctctaacggggctagtgacaccccgagccgaagattcgtagtggccgcccaccactgaagatccggacttagatcggttggaggtacgggaatcaaggcctcccagttgcccttcgactgagaccagaagaccttccaatattgttgcaagcgcctgcttctgaggcggcctaagggcaccaccagacccatggagctgatggagcctagaagccgtgaccagtaacgagctgttctcggggttgtggacactcccgctacagcttcttgaagtttggccactcgaaccatagacggaaagactttgccgattcggagatcgaagtccatgccgagataagtgaactgttgggccggcgtcaactgagatttttccctgtttacgcggaaccctagctgatggactaagtccaagactgaggtcattgcctcccgacattcctgagccgaattcgcgactattaaccagtcgtcgaggtaaacgaacagtcgaacaccccttgactgaagtaccttctgaactgacttgaccaacttggtgaaaacccacggggccgtactgaggccaaatggaagagacctgaattggaactggcggcctttccactttatcctgagaaatcgccgagattttgggtgaattggaacctgaaagtaagcatctttcaggtccaatgaagccgcccattgacccggacggagcccttgaatcacgtccttgggcttggtcatccggaaccttggaatgtctaggtgccgattgagggatgacagatctatcactgtccgttgaccccctgtggcctttggtaccatgaatattcgagaaaaccagccgggagaagtttcgttgcaaactggttctatcgctcccttctctgccagttccttgagagccggagagattaaggcctcctgacctggttttggccgcatgtcgggaggtgacctcatcaggcgcggtcgccttaggaaacggagacggtagccccgagagacgacccgggagggccaaccgtctccaaagaggtcggaccagtgggttgctgcctgctgcagacaacctcccactggtcccaagaattcatttcgagtttttccgaaaggaagagcccctttttggagccttccccttgcctcgatacgaaccggaactgttacgaccggacgaggcttgacacgattgttgaagttgcgcgctagttctccaaccggcatccgaagccgcctgagaaagcgctgaagtttgagatggtcctgtttgcgtccgtgccgaaccttgcgccgccggcgtcggaccagaacgctttttccacggagttcgggggttggacttggcctgaacctcccgaatcttcctcagctctgcggaaaccggagcgcaccaaccggagaagagacgtgaagacgtccccaatggggctctcagcaaagcattggacaccatatccggtagacgagttttggcactggagtccatcactgactgacgggaggctaacaccagattagcctgaccccgaaccgacaacggaattacatgcgaaacagaccgagccaaagattggataatccggtccattccctccagttttagggcaactgactctgggtcggagcccgcatgaacggcggcgtgagtctcgcgaagctcacccgtcaacaccttaagtgccatatcttgaaacgaaccaaccctggtaagattgtccaggattgacgtcatggccaccaaaccggacttaggcaaacgaatacccgactgtgctgtaacagtatccgggctgatcaaagtataatcagcatccaggcagttatgactgtgatccacagcacctggagttgcgtaatacgccgagcgaaatgcgcctataggtggatcggttgaactaaaatatttcccagatttcataccccgttctggagggggaaatgaaaaagttccaggccgacattcaccccataattgcgtatccaatcgagcccattctcttgaaaccgctgacgattcccgtaaaacgttaagatcggagtccggagggcgataagcttccattgactcaccgaccagaggagctgctgtgggcttagcgcgagttgccccgtgcttgacaaagaactcacttatcatcgctctaaatggcatgtcccccgctggttcggataaaactgaacgggacggagatacattgcgagccagggaagcccccatcgtctggggcaacccacaattgcttgcgacaggaacgaccccagaaggaattgccgcctctgggaccggatcctcattgaaatcagaccctaccgcagcatccaggaattcagagtcagaattccgaaaaactgagtgggctggcgaacttctaaccggacaatcaggaataggcttacctgttgtagaagttgcagcgacttgttgcgacgaagataacaagtttaaaattttctcctcaaatacatggaaatccttctgagtcaggtattttccagtatcccgacgatcatgccgacttcggtgacggtccctcgaacgggatcgtgacctactagaagaatcgctttcatcgctaaccgacgtcgacgaacgatgagaagaccgacggcgaaacttccgacaataacgatcgtagtccctctcgcgatcaaaccttgatctgcgagaaggagatcttgctcgtttattacgctcccggcgtctaaatctagtgggagagcgagctctatccccggagcgacgatcagaatcagacgatgaacgtaccggatgttttgtaccggacgacgtctggaccggaccggtggccgaaccggaccgaaccggaccgatgcccgacccggaccggaccggtaccgaccgaaccggtgcgggccgttcgcgactaccgcggcgcgcgctcggttccgaacatgtagtctgaaccggccgaaccggccgaaccggtGAACGACCAGAGACCGGTGAATGACCGGAGACCGGTGCTGGTGAACCAGCGTTCTTCCCCGGTgaacggagttgggaagccgatcgtacctgaacgaccggcgaccgctccgctttacgataagaaacaggattagaaacgtcggttggcacatcggccgaaaccgacgaatccctgctaactcgacgacgatctcttagtttaagagccttatcggcccgaagCCAAAGGTCCTCGGACCACACGACGCAAATATTGCAAGGATTGCTCCTTGCACATATTTGACCGGATTTGCGCCTGCACGACGCACATGAATCGTGGTTGTCCCAGgcgccaaacaaatgcccgcatccctccccgccacgatgctgacccttaggagggggtggcataattatcctgttacaaatcaaaacaattcaattcaattcaatcaaattatatttgtaaataaaattcttacggaaaaaaagaaatcagggataacccccaaaccgaacggactcaccgttaCGAGAGTGAAAAACTCCCTAATAtcctaattcccagatttttacggcgaaaaaatccaacgcgttctactgcgagaacgccaagaaaaaagaaaaaagaaaaaagatggcggatttcgccggtggctaaatgcaataccgcagggccgggtcgtatagaaaaaccattggcgataaatccaaatttagaaaatattggcaaaaaccataggaaagggtacagtactcgatggAAATATCAATATGGTTTGTCTTCTTCGCTGTTGTGACTCAAATTTGGATGAATATGAATGTATCTAACTGATGCACTATTTATTTCTCATCACTGGCAGCAGAAAGGGACGACAGTTACATAGAAATAAGAGTTTACACAACAGCCACAAAATATAGATCAGCGTTCACACAGTGCATACATTATTTTCTGCAGTTACCCTGCATGAATGCGGATGTAAGAGGTGTTGCTAATATGAAGCCACCAAACTAAGCGGAAAATGCACATATGATGCAAATAGGCAGCCATAAAAAGCAACAAAAGTCTACAGCAGGTGAACAGGATAATAACAGTTGTATTCAGTAAACTATGCAACAACCGGTTAGAAAAAACATTGTTTAAACAATCGCCTACAGCTCATGTTCACTTATTACAACTATCATACTGCGAAGATCTGAAGGGTGTATTCAAATTTGTCAGGCAAATAATACTAATTATGTAGAAGTGATTAAATAGCTTGGTGGGTCAGTGAATTTGAATCTATTGCTAGAATGTGTTCATAGAAGCGAACTCTGCATGGTTCAAACAGAACTCACTCCGGGCAGGTGTGGATCCAGGGCTGGCTACATTACTTGCAGAGGTAGGGGCACTTACAATCGGGAAATACGGTCTGTAACCACCTCTGGAGAAGGAGTGTATGCTGATGAAATTGAGGTGAGGCTAAGTCAGCCATATttctaagctcattttcgaCTGTTCACCACATCCTTGTTAACACTGAATCTAGCCTTTGGCACAGAGCGGAAAATTTCTATATCGAACATGGGGAGTGAGTAATGggagaatgaaaatgaaacttacaGCCGGTTTTGAGCGATGGGTATCAACAGCCTCCACGTCCAATTTGATCATATCCATTTTACAACCATATGCTACTGGGATTAGTTTTATCACATTGTGCAACGGTACTTTCAAATATGGCAGTTCatctaaaaacaaataaaatctcttataaaaGACAGCAGCAAGACGCGGTGTTATAGACAAGCATTTTTAAATACGATGCAAGCATAACCctcataaaatcaatattgaaaacctACTCGTGAACCTTACTTTATGAGTCAAAACATACCATCCAAATGTCAAATTTTAGTGTTCCGAAACAACAGTTTTACTTATACAGTGAATAGAAACATAATTCTAAATACTGCTAAATTTATAGAAGCGAACCAGCTAATTTTGGATATAGGTATGTAGTTTTATGTGTATACTCTCCTGTCTGTGATTAACCTGTTTTTtctattctttttttctttctccCCCTGATTTTGGCTTGCGCCGTTTCATAAAATTTGTTCTTCGGTATTGCCATTAATGTACAccatgtaaatggatgtaatTAGAAAATCACGTACCATAATTCTTATCGAGGAAATAAGCTAGTAAACAGCGAGCGACCGCTTGATGGCATATAACCATTACATTCGTGTGACGTTCTAATTCCATTATAACTGGCTCTAAACGCGCCACTAAATCTTGGTACGactgaaatgaaatacatatatcactgttgttattgttatgtTATGTTTGCGATGAAGCGAAAATAGAAATGGATATTCACCTCGCCCCGAGGGTATCGATAATGAAATTTGTCTTGATCCCGATTGGCGAATTCTTCCGGATATTTCGCTTGTATTTCTTCATACGTAAGTTCCTCGCATGTGCCCTGTAATACAAAACACCAGCATCAAATAATATACTATTTCAGAACAAAAATCTTAGACCATCAAAAGATCATTTGAATCAAAGTAATAATATGTCACATTGCGAGTAATGGGAATACATACTGCATCTATTTCATTGAGCGCTTTCCAGTGTTCTTTCACGCCTTTGATATGTTCTGCGGATTGGATCGTACGTTTTAAATGACTCGTCCAAACTCGtaaattcgatattttttcatcttcgACAAATTCTGCTAATTTATGCGCATACTGGAATTGACATAGGATATACGTTAAACCTTCAGTGCAGATGCAGGGAAACTTGAGAGATTCTTTTATTTGTAAACACAATCATTGTAACATTGAATCCTATAACAACAATCATATTCATGACTGAGAATTGCAGCTAAAGCGTTTTTAATGGATCTAAAGTAAGTCATACCTGTTTGCCCCGCTGAGACAGGTCAGAATCCCCTCCTATTCTACCAACGACATTTAATTCACTTTCACCatgctgaaaaaagaaatcaaaccACTATTAGCAAACCATACATTCAAATAGCGAATTATTTTTCACTACATGTACATGAGGAATTACAATACAGACCCGAGATAGATATATTGTTCTCGGTTGTAGATGAATGTTCATGAGGTAATATATCACTTTAGTTTGAATGTGTCCTGCAAAGAAAAATTCACCAggttttcaatattacagGTGATGATTTAAACTTATAtccataaatgaataacaaatCTGCCCCTGGTTTCAGGCTGGAAATTTCAGTGTTCTAATTTTAGTGGTCCTGATATCAATCTGGAAAGTTTATCTTATCTTTTGTGGTTTGAAAAGGCCGACTAATTTTAGCCTATATAAATCACTCCAAAACCAAATCAGGGCAGCGCAGAAATAGAACATCTTTTGCACCATCGATTTTCAAACTACTTCTATTTAATACATAGCACCAAGAAGCACAACCACATATTCAGCCACAATTTACCTTGAACTTTGTTGACCAGATATTTTTCACCCTGATTGTAGATTTTGATGTACGAAAAATCATCGTCAAATTGTTCGTCTAATGGCTCATATGTGTCCTCGTAATGCTTGATGCGTTCGAGGAAATCTTGCACAGCAGTGTCTTTATTCACTCCAATATAATCCGGACTAGTTACTTTCACCTCCTGTAGATTTATAAGAAACAATAGTTACAACAACTGAAAACAAACTAACGCATTGCCTGGTAGACTGAATTGATCTCAGTATTTCAGAGTTGATGAACGAAACTcagttgatgatttcataattcaATATCTGACTTtctgacaatttattttctgaagtTTTGACTTAAGTTGTGGTTTCTCCGATGATGGAGTTCAAGTTAAAAcctttgaaactgtcagaaaataaatcgtcAAATCGTCAACTAAAGTATTTCTACGCATCCCAGAAAATCATACCTTTATGTTGGCTTCGATGATACTTTCATCGTCGCACACCGACTCGACGAAGAACACTCGACAACCGTTTTCAATGTGACaatattcataaatcaatTCTCGACGAGCTCGTGTAGTGTTAGTCGCATCAAACACCTGCAATTATCACGTCAGTGTAGAACACAATCATTGTCGGGACATTCAAATGTTTGCGATAGGAAGAAATGTTTCCTAGATTTACAGAACTACAGCTTAGTATAATGTATGTGCATAACTATGATTGAAGTTGTAATTTTGAAGTGATCGCTTGGCGTGATCCAGTACAGGTACTTGATTTTGCAGCTGTTCTTATGGTCGGGTTACATATTATACATACCCCAACTTCTCCTTCCTCATCTAACCATTCACACATATCTTGCAGAGCATCTTCCGCACATTTCCTATAGAAAAACAAAGGAAAAGATTTTGCCTTATATTCATTTTGTCAGAATTCGTACCATTCTTACCATAATCTCAAGCTTATCGGGTAATCAAATTTGtgctttcaatttcaaatttcaattgtcgAACAAGACCTAGTTCCAAGGTTGGGTACTTTTTATGATGACGATATGAATCATAGCGATTCGGATCTCAACCGGTAGATAACTGATGTAAACAAACCTCCTTATTTCCATGGCTTCCTCGTTATCTGATCTGAAGAAGTTGTGACACTGATAATCTTTCGTGGCATTTCTCCGGTATTCGCCGacattgaaaactgaaatataaaattgtttTCTTAGAAACAACCTCGAAATGTCAACTCCCCTGATCCCGCGACCTAGAATTTCAAAACGCTCAATATGACCATCATACCGCACAGTGAGATGGGATCTTACCTCTCGTTTTAATTCCGACCCAGTTCAGATACCTCGTCAGCTTCTTTGATATATACGTTTTTCCTCGGGCTGGAAGGCCCACCATGGCAATGACCAACGGCGCTTTGATGACATTTGAACTGACGACTGAAATgacatgaaatttgaaaaaaaaaaagatgatgaaatacTGTTTTATGATAAACACCATTCTAGAGGCATCTACAGCTATGTAGATATACAggtttttgcaaaaaaaattataacagagtgaattatagaaataaaaccaCGGACATACATTGTACTATGATATACCCCACTATCCATATGTCTGTATCatattgtgtttatattgatgatgaaatatgtcAATGTCACCATTTATAACAACCATATATAAGGTTGATTTTTAAACAAACCATTTGCAGCCAGATATCACTCAACGTGAAACTCTTACCAAGCCGTTtgcttttcattttcactgcATAAGAAATATGTGATAGATTCTATATGGCGAATGCAAAATACAGCGAACACTGACAGGAAAAAATATGCTGTAATCCGAGTTTATGTTTCACACAGTCTATAGTCTAATAGCAGATTGATCATTCCAACAGCTGTATGATACCGAGTGAATCGATTAAATGATTcagaatgaatatttattcaGTTTAACCAACAAATACGACTGATTTGCAATATTTTTCGAGTTCAATGATGAAGATCAGGAATATGGTGGACACCGGTCACTCAAAAGGCTATAGCCTAATCTAGGATCATGATGTTACAAAAATCAATAAGAGAATC carries:
- the LOC141902851 gene encoding 6-phosphofructo-2-kinase/fructose-2,6-bisphosphatase-like isoform X5, translated to MSSKKKSTDYRRESIFSFHSSTHTSSHHQWHTVVSSNVIKAPLVIAMVGLPARGKTYISKKLTRYLNWVGIKTRVFNVGEYRRNATKDYQCHNFFRSDNEEAMEIRRKCAEDALQDMCEWLDEEGEVGVFDATNTTRARRELIYEYCHIENGCRVFFVESVCDDESIIEANIKEVKVTSPDYIGVNKDTAVQDFLERIKHYEDTYEPLDEQFDDDFSYIKIYNQGEKYLVNKVQGHIQTKVIYYLMNIHLQPRTIYLSRHGESELNVVGRIGGDSDLSQRGKQYAHKLAEFVEDEKISNLRVWTSHLKRTIQSAEHIKGVKEHWKALNEIDAGTCEELTYEEIQAKYPEEFANRDQDKFHYRYPRGESYQDLVARLEPVIMELERHTNVMVICHQAVARCLLAYFLDKNYDELPYLKVPLHNVIKLIPVAYGCKMDMIKLDVEAVDTHRSKPAIVSTTRSSTDALATLPPHY
- the LOC141902851 gene encoding 6-phosphofructo-2-kinase/fructose-2,6-bisphosphatase-like isoform X4; this encodes MSFRRLPHRKVVSSNVIKAPLVIAMVGLPARGKTYISKKLTRYLNWVGIKTRVFNVGEYRRNATKDYQCHNFFRSDNEEAMEIRRKCAEDALQDMCEWLDEEGEVGVFDATNTTRARRELIYEYCHIENGCRVFFVESVCDDESIIEANIKEVKVTSPDYIGVNKDTAVQDFLERIKHYEDTYEPLDEQFDDDFSYIKIYNQGEKYLVNKVQGHIQTKVIYYLMNIHLQPRTIYLSRHGESELNVVGRIGGDSDLSQRGKQYAHKLAEFVEDEKISNLRVWTSHLKRTIQSAEHIKGVKEHWKALNEIDAGTCEELTYEEIQAKYPEEFANRDQDKFHYRYPRGESYQDLVARLEPVIMELERHTNVMVICHQAVARCLLAYFLDKNYDELPYLKVPLHNVIKLIPVAYGCKMDMIKLDVEAVDTHRSKPANLPPLPPPKNKVLPPFPPKPKKKHHQVKDEHNNAHHTPCPADLTE
- the LOC141902851 gene encoding 6-phosphofructo-2-kinase/fructose-2,6-bisphosphatase-like isoform X1 codes for the protein MSSKKKSTDYRRESIFSFHSSTHTSSHHQWHTVVSSNVIKAPLVIAMVGLPARGKTYISKKLTRYLNWVGIKTRVFNVGEYRRNATKDYQCHNFFRSDNEEAMEIRRKCAEDALQDMCEWLDEEGEVGVFDATNTTRARRELIYEYCHIENGCRVFFVESVCDDESIIEANIKEVKVTSPDYIGVNKDTAVQDFLERIKHYEDTYEPLDEQFDDDFSYIKIYNQGEKYLVNKVQGHIQTKVIYYLMNIHLQPRTIYLSRHGESELNVVGRIGGDSDLSQRGKQYAHKLAEFVEDEKISNLRVWTSHLKRTIQSAEHIKGVKEHWKALNEIDAGTCEELTYEEIQAKYPEEFANRDQDKFHYRYPRGESYQDLVARLEPVIMELERHTNVMVICHQAVARCLLAYFLDKNYDELPYLKVPLHNVIKLIPVAYGCKMDMIKLDVEAVDTHRSKPANLPPLPPPKNKVLPPFPPKPKKKHHQVKDEHNNAHHTPCPADLTE
- the LOC141901340 gene encoding uncharacterized protein LOC141901340; this translates as MPPPPKGQHRGGEGCGHLFGAWDNHDSCASCRRKSGQICARSNPCNICVVWSEDLWLRADKALKLRDRRRVSRDSSVSADVPTDVSNPVSYRKAERSPVVQVRSASQLRSPGKNAGSPAPVSGHSPVSGRSPVRPVRPVQTTCSEPSARRGSRERPAPVRSVPVRSGSGIGPVRSGSATGPVQTSSGTKHPVRSSSDSDRRSGDRARSPTRFRRRERNKRARSPSRRSRFDRERDYDRYCRKFRRRSSHRSSTSVSDESDSSSRSRSRSRDRHRSRHDRRDTGKYLTQKDFHVFEEKILNLLSSSQQVAATSTTGKPIPDCPVRSSPAHSVFRNSDSEFLDAAVGSDFNEDPVPEAAIPSGVVPVASNCGLPQTMGASLARNVSPSRSVLSEPAGDMPFRAMISEFFVKHGATRAKPTAAPLVGESMEAYRPPDSDLNVLRESSAVSREWARLDTQLWGECRPGTFSFPPPERGMKSGKYFSSTDPPIGAFRSAYYATPGAVDHSHNCLDADYTLISPDTVTAQSGIRLPKSGLVAMTSILDNLTRVGSFQDMALKVLTGELRETHAAVHAGSDPESVALKLEGMDRIIQSLARSVSHVIPLSVRGQANLVLASRQSVMDSSAKTRLPDMVSNALLRAPLGTSSRLFSGWCAPVSAELRKIREVQAKSNPRTPWKKRSGPTPAAQGSARTQTGPSQTSALSQAASDAGWRTSAQLQQSCQASSGRNSSGSYRGKGKAPKRGSSFRKNSK
- the LOC141902851 gene encoding 6-phosphofructo-2-kinase/fructose-2,6-bisphosphatase-like isoform X2, with the protein product MAIRKDSCFSGDMGKFPEKWETTWFREGVVSSNVIKAPLVIAMVGLPARGKTYISKKLTRYLNWVGIKTRVFNVGEYRRNATKDYQCHNFFRSDNEEAMEIRRKCAEDALQDMCEWLDEEGEVGVFDATNTTRARRELIYEYCHIENGCRVFFVESVCDDESIIEANIKEVKVTSPDYIGVNKDTAVQDFLERIKHYEDTYEPLDEQFDDDFSYIKIYNQGEKYLVNKVQGHIQTKVIYYLMNIHLQPRTIYLSRHGESELNVVGRIGGDSDLSQRGKQYAHKLAEFVEDEKISNLRVWTSHLKRTIQSAEHIKGVKEHWKALNEIDAGTCEELTYEEIQAKYPEEFANRDQDKFHYRYPRGESYQDLVARLEPVIMELERHTNVMVICHQAVARCLLAYFLDKNYDELPYLKVPLHNVIKLIPVAYGCKMDMIKLDVEAVDTHRSKPANLPPLPPPKNKVLPPFPPKPKKKHHQVKDEHNNAHHTPCPADLTE
- the LOC141902851 gene encoding 6-phosphofructo-2-kinase/fructose-2,6-bisphosphatase-like isoform X6, which codes for MSSKKKSTDYRRESIFSFHSSTHTSSHHQWHTVVSSNVIKAPLVIAMVGLPARGKTYISKKLTRYLNWVGIKTRVFNVGEYRRNATKDYQCHNFFRSDNEEAMEIRRKCAEDALQDMCEWLDEEGEVGVFDATNTTRARRELIYEYCHIENGCRVFFVESVCDDESIIEANIKEVKVTSPDYIGVNKDTAVQDFLERIKHYEDTYEPLDEQFDDDFSYIKIYNQGEKYLVNKVQGHIQTKVIYYLMNIHLQPRTIYLSRHGESELNVVGRIGGDSDLSQRGKQYAHKLAEFVEDEKISNLRVWTSHLKRTIQSAEHIKGVKEHWKALNEIDAGTCEELTYEEIQAKYPEEFANRDQDKFHYRYPRGESYQDLVARLEPVIMELERHTNVMVICHQAVARCLLAYFLDKNYDELPYLKVPLHNVIKLIPVAYGCKMDMIKLDVEAVDTHRSKPAIDTDWI
- the LOC141902851 gene encoding 6-phosphofructo-2-kinase/fructose-2,6-bisphosphatase-like isoform X3, whose amino-acid sequence is MSFRRLPHRKEELTIDEPCCFVSSNVIKAPLVIAMVGLPARGKTYISKKLTRYLNWVGIKTRVFNVGEYRRNATKDYQCHNFFRSDNEEAMEIRRKCAEDALQDMCEWLDEEGEVGVFDATNTTRARRELIYEYCHIENGCRVFFVESVCDDESIIEANIKEVKVTSPDYIGVNKDTAVQDFLERIKHYEDTYEPLDEQFDDDFSYIKIYNQGEKYLVNKVQGHIQTKVIYYLMNIHLQPRTIYLSRHGESELNVVGRIGGDSDLSQRGKQYAHKLAEFVEDEKISNLRVWTSHLKRTIQSAEHIKGVKEHWKALNEIDAGTCEELTYEEIQAKYPEEFANRDQDKFHYRYPRGESYQDLVARLEPVIMELERHTNVMVICHQAVARCLLAYFLDKNYDELPYLKVPLHNVIKLIPVAYGCKMDMIKLDVEAVDTHRSKPANLPPLPPPKNKVLPPFPPKPKKKHHQVKDEHNNAHHTPCPADLTE